A genome region from Halichondria panicea chromosome 15, odHalPani1.1, whole genome shotgun sequence includes the following:
- the LOC135348641 gene encoding nucleoprotein TPR-like yields the protein MQTLKWVGLIAAGNTKIYKKPCVKLLAVKTMWSTVKERSSISHVPSLPAISNVGNHSVEVPSPTPFKGSSMEKRMMTLELSNKALLEEMMHVHAALRKEKEETKQSLSELLHETSRQLQANWQGTYEDTISQSRRVADRLARLERSLLSVEGIVALERTGKEKQEVWLKDSFSSLHEHVSWLTKKIDSSVSELSNTLKSLDDSSTSKHAKLVTMVTTTLESRQAPLEIRVIQLEKVVFEDRNSSKQLSATVGQTKDKLNALSESYSVDHRECQVELDSLRDSLKGLAREDHTNHQELSTVLQAEIKTRQKALSHVTAQCAQVQELCRGSVHALREGVLSLEERMSSLRKEVHIGHEQQVAYCQEIGQRLQADLNIQLSSLQHHHQQVTKELTKVHSTGTFLTTIAEEDTINGSPQRIMTTQPSRGTEESLQTVEQSQKLLAQSKLLLDRTEDLETSRDVNKQVLEQLQSNLKQSEQLLDDSKLVQSHLEQSQQMRTRTNLDQSSQVLEQVQTKLTQSKDVLDQVQSTLNQSKQVLDQLKSQLDETKQASSQVQLNLNHSKAVLQQLQSNVDQDETTSNLNRDNSEQKETNTQSDSMEAPESENDHLSHSEPDEIGIKTLELETEPTDHEAKEAPDGLVSSTGGSGRGDEATNDQSLSELEKSSTPEATPPDDDDDIPPSSLSRTHLWLSSTKPTLSTPTPSHTPPTQLTPSQTPPTSDQLIDDTHETRTIYSDQAEDNGDNITQAKSNSETSSTSDDNLVFTEQEIARGNI from the exons ATGCAAACATtaaagtgggtggggctaatTGCTGCTGGAAACACAAAAATATACAAAAAACCTTGTGTGAAACTTTTGGCCGTGAAAACAATGTGGAGCACTGTAAAGGAGAG GTCATCCATTTCCCACGTTCCTTCCTTGCCTGCCATCAGCAATGTTGGTAACCATAGTGTTGAGGTacccagccccacccccttcaaAGGTAGCAGCATGGAGAAGAGAATGATGACACTGGAACTCTCCAACAAAGCTCTACTGGAGGAAATGATGCACGTCCATGCAGCTTTGCGCAAAGAGAAGGAGGAAACGAAACAATCGCTTTCTGAATTGCTGCACGAGACGAGTCGACAGTTGCAGGCCAACTGGCAGGGCACGTACGAGGATACAATATCACAGAGCCGGAGAGTGGCAGACCGACTAGCCAGACTGGAGCGATCACTCCTCAGTGTGGAGGGGATAGTCGCACTGGAGAGAACAGGGAAAGAAAAACAAGAGGTCTGGCTCAAAGATAG TTTCTCCAGTCTCCACGAGCATGTCTCCTGGCTGACCAAGAAGATAGACAGCAGTGTCAGTGAGCTCAGTAACACACTCAAGAGTTTGGACGACTCTTCCACTAGCAAACACGCCAAGCTTGTCACCATGGTTACCACCACCCTTGAGAGTAGACAGGCACCATTGGAAATAAGAGTTATACAATTAGAAAAA gtggtGTTTGAAGACCGAAATTCTTCTAAGCAGCTGTCTGCAACTGTTGGTCAAACGAAGGACAAACTAAATGCTCTCTCTGAATCCTATAGT GTTGATCACAGGGAGTGTCAGGTGGAGCTGGACTCACTGAGGGATTCTCTCAAAGGCTTGGCCAGAGAGGACCATACTAACCACCAGGAGTTGTCGACCGTCCTCCAAGCTGAGATCAAAACAag ACAGAAGGCCCTGAGTCATGTGACGGCCCAGTGTGCTCAGGTGCAGGAGTTGTGTCGTGGCTCGGTGCATGCTCTCAGAGAGGGGGTGCTCTCCCTGGAGGAGAGGATGAGCTCACTGAGAAAGGAG gTACACATTGGGCATGAACAGCAAGTGGCTTACTGTCAGGAGATTGGGCAGAGATTACAAGCTGACCTCAACATTCAATTGAGCTCCCTCCAACACCACCACCAGCAAGTTACCAAGGAACTCACCAAAGTTCACTCAACTGGAACCTTTCTAACCACCATTGCCGAAGAAGACACCATCAACGGAAGTCCTCAGAGAATAATGACCACTCAACCTAGTCGGGGGACCGAAGAGAGTCTACAAACAGTTGAGCAGAGTCAAAAATTGCTCGCTCAGAGTAAGCTATTGCTGGATCGAACTGAGGATTTGGAAACGAGTCGTGATGTAAACAAACAAGTGCTTGAACAGTTGCAATCGAATTTAAAGCAAAGTGAACAGTTACTCGACGATAGTAAACTAGTACAGTCTCATCTTGAGCAGAGCCAACAAATGCGTACACGTACAAACCTTGATCAAAGTAGCCAAGTGCTGGAACAAGTACAGACAAAACTGACTCAAAGCAAAGACGTGCTCGATCAAGTGCAGTCTACACTCAATCAAAGCAAGCAAGTTCTCGATCAGTTAAAATCACAATTAGATGAAACAAAGCAAGCATCAAGTCAAGTACAGTTGAACCTGAATCACAGCAAAGCGGTTCTCCAACAGCTACAGTCAAATGTGGACCAAGATGAAACAACCTCAAATCTTAATCGAGATAACTCTGAACAAAAAGAGACAAACACTCAATCAGACAGTATGGAGGCACCAGAATCGGAGAATGACCATCTATCACATTCAGAACCAGATGAAATTGGTATAAAAACTCTTGAATTGGAAACTGAGCCAACTGACCATGAGGCTAAGGAGGCACCCGATGGCCTAGTCTCCTCCACAggaggaagtgggcgtggggacgaggctaccAATGACCAGTCTCTCTCAGAGCTAGAGAAGAGCTCAACTCCTGAGGCTACACCAccagatgatgatgatgacataCCACCATCGTCTCTCAGCCGTACACACTTGTGGCTCTCCTCAACTAAACCCACCctctccacacccacaccctcacataccccacccacacagctcacaccctcacaaacCCCACCCACCTCGGACCAACTTATCGACGATACGCATGAAACAAGAACAATTTATAGTGATCAAGCTGAAGATAATGGTGACAACATCACCCAAGCTAAAAGTAACTCTGAGACTAGCTCAACTTCTGATGACAATTTAGTGTTCACTGAACAGGAGATAGCTAGAGGAAATATCTAA
- the LOC135348644 gene encoding N-acylethanolamine-hydrolyzing acid amidase-like, whose amino-acid sequence MLLAKLCLLLAVSLLCLGQTHGEKQLPMALYTINLDLPPEQRWLPLLRDFKSSAPLVVKYFYQQAPKIVNDLLKVLMADLDGYFGELGQEMKAIADYWEVDLGIVVSLNLAYVLRRLGGGHPNTTGNVTNSQSYGAGFGEMACTSIVAQDATGNIYHGRNLDWDIPDYLRNLTVQADFVKNGEPLFTADVTAGFVGILTGMSVHGFSISVNERDLGGNIVEDALEALLKHSSSPTHLTRQVLTSATSYDEAVAMLGTKPVTAPVYYITAGSLPNQGAVLTRDRNALADVVTLNAPDLQQEPADTWYLLQTNYDRWKQPDANDNRRVYGHLYMESVGQEAAAQFDGLLSVLSTWPLTNSYTSYTAVMMPGEFDMESFDVYT is encoded by the exons ATGTTACTTGCCAAGCTGTGTTTGCTCTTAGCTGTATCTCTGCTCTGTCTGGGGCAGACACATGGAGAAAAGCAGCTTCCAATGGCCCTGTACACCATAAACCTGGACCTGCCACCAGAGCAAAGATGGCTTCCTCTGCTGAGAGACTTCAAGTCTTCAGCACCTCTGGTCGTGAAATATTTCTACCAGCAG GCTCCAAAAATTGTCAATGATCTTCTGAAGGTTCTAATGGCAGACCTCGATGGCTACTTTGGTGAGCTTGGTCAAGAGATGAAGGCCATTGCAGACTACTGGGAGGTGGACTTGGGAATTGTGGTGTCTCTCAACTTAGCATACGTGCTGCGCAGA CTTGGAGGGGGCCACCCGAACACTACTGGTAATGTTACCAACAGTCAGAGCTATGGGGCAGGGTTTGGAGAGATGGCCTGTACATCAATCGTTGCACAGGACGCGACGGGAAACATATATCACGGCCGTAACCTGGACTGGGACATACCAGACTATCTTAGGAACCTCACAGTTCAG GCTGATTTCGTCAAGAACGGAGAGCCATTGTTCACAGCTGATGTCACTGCTGGCTTTGTT GGAATTTTGACTGGAATGAGTGTCCATGGCTTCTCCATATCTGTGAACGAGAGAGACCTAGGTGGCAATATTGTGGAGGATGCCTTGGAGGCTCTTCTCAAACACTCCAGTAGCCCCACACACTTAACAAGACAG GTTCTCACTAGTGCTACAAGCTATGATGAAGCTGTGGCCATGCTGGGGACAAAACCGGTCACTGCTCCAGTGTACTACATCACAGCCGGCTCCCTACCCAACCAGGGAGCTGTGCTCACTCGGGATAGGAACGCACTGGCCGATGTGGTCACCCTCAATGCCCCTGACCTCCAGCAGGAACCTGCTGACACCTGGTATCTCCTGCAAACTAACTAC GACCGCTGGAAGCAGCCTGATGCTAATGATAATCGTCGTGTCTATGGACACCTGTACATGGAGTCTGTCGGTCAGGAAGCTGCAGCTCAGTTTGATGGCCTTCTCTCTGTCCTCTCCACCTGGCCACTCACTAACTCTTACACCTCTTACACTGCTGTTATGATGCCAGGAGAATTTGACATGGAGTCTTTTGATGTGTATACCTAG